The Planctomycetia bacterium genome has a window encoding:
- a CDS encoding PVC-type heme-binding CxxCH protein → MLAVPSFHTYLVALLACTAWHELGLLGVAQEPQPDFAAELVRVPPLAPADALASFEVQPPFQLELVATEPLVNDPVAVAIDDRLRMYVVEMRDYSEDQEGHLGQVRLLEDQNGDGKYDAATVFADKISWPTAVACWNGGVFIGAAPDIWYCRDNDGDGRADERRVVFTGFRRHNVQGLLNSFHWGLDNRIHGSSSSCGGLIVRPDQPDAPGVNVNGRDFAFDPRTLELEATSGGAQHGMSFDDWGRKFVSSNSDHLQQVMFEERRIARNPLLAAPGPRVSIAADGPQAEVFRRSPVERWRELRTALRVAGKVPGPIEGGGRAAGYFTGATGVTIYRGDAWPEEFHGLAIIGDVGSNIVHRKRLERNGLEYIGRRMDEASEFVASTDIWFRPAQFANAPDGSLYILDVYREVIEHPDSLPPIIKQHLDLTSGNDRGRIYRIVPEGFKEPKVVRPSDLDTRQLTALLEHPNGWHRDTAARLLFARQDSAAVPELERLAAESSLPLARMHALYVLAGLNSLSDAQWAKSIADHDPRVATHAVRLCEGRQLSESLVMAIRTALKRGDLDLDYEIAFTLAELPLDTRVELASELAMRYPDDRWQQLALQSSLLQGAGQVAARLIQSASAPNATFPTAFVESLAAQVAKADEPEEFAALVMAFRNAPSETQSTLAPALDRFCAATVARTGQANRIEAIPDASLRELMSQNLQQALTTATNAQASLPQRATAMRMLRWLPWEALHELVAESLSARSPLELQLAGLHLVAAVADPAAANLLLENWPGFSPSARSAALEAICSRPTYIAVLLQAIEQGDFSVRELDAARVKMLTGHADAEIKRKARRILADTAPSPRAEVLNTYQSALSLQGDVARGRTAFQRVCAACHRLENVGHELGPSLAAMRSRGPEAILTNVLDPNREVNPLFVSYVVNTTDGRAVTGIMAAETATSITLRRGEGAEDTILRAEIDDIAGTGMSLMPEGLEQQLEPLALADVIAYVMSAK, encoded by the coding sequence ATGCTGGCTGTGCCCTCCTTTCACACTTACTTAGTCGCCTTGCTCGCCTGCACTGCCTGGCATGAACTTGGCTTGCTTGGTGTCGCGCAGGAACCGCAGCCGGACTTCGCCGCCGAGCTTGTTCGCGTGCCACCGCTGGCGCCAGCGGATGCTTTGGCGTCGTTCGAAGTTCAACCGCCGTTTCAGTTGGAGCTCGTCGCGACTGAGCCGCTTGTGAATGATCCGGTCGCAGTGGCCATCGACGACCGGTTGCGGATGTATGTCGTGGAGATGCGCGACTACTCCGAGGACCAGGAAGGGCATCTCGGGCAAGTGCGCTTGCTGGAGGACCAGAATGGCGACGGGAAATATGATGCCGCCACTGTGTTCGCCGACAAGATCTCCTGGCCCACGGCGGTCGCGTGTTGGAACGGAGGCGTGTTCATCGGCGCCGCGCCGGATATCTGGTATTGCCGCGACAACGATGGCGACGGGCGCGCGGACGAGCGGCGTGTCGTGTTCACCGGCTTCCGGCGGCACAATGTGCAGGGATTGCTCAACAGCTTTCATTGGGGACTCGACAATCGCATCCACGGGTCGTCGAGCTCCTGCGGTGGACTCATCGTCCGCCCCGATCAGCCTGACGCGCCGGGCGTGAATGTGAACGGCCGCGACTTCGCTTTCGACCCGCGCACGCTAGAACTTGAGGCCACGAGCGGCGGCGCGCAGCATGGCATGTCGTTCGACGATTGGGGTCGAAAATTCGTCAGTTCCAATAGCGATCACTTGCAGCAAGTCATGTTCGAGGAGCGCCGTATCGCGCGCAATCCGCTATTGGCCGCGCCCGGCCCGCGCGTGAGCATCGCGGCGGACGGTCCGCAGGCGGAGGTGTTTCGCCGCAGCCCGGTCGAGCGTTGGCGCGAATTGCGCACCGCGCTGCGCGTGGCCGGCAAAGTGCCAGGCCCGATCGAAGGCGGGGGCCGCGCCGCCGGCTACTTCACCGGCGCGACGGGCGTGACGATTTATCGGGGCGACGCCTGGCCCGAGGAATTTCACGGCTTAGCGATCATCGGCGACGTCGGCAGCAACATCGTGCATCGCAAGCGCCTCGAACGAAACGGACTGGAATACATTGGACGGCGCATGGACGAGGCGTCGGAATTCGTCGCGTCGACCGATATTTGGTTCCGACCCGCGCAGTTCGCCAATGCGCCGGACGGTTCGCTCTATATCCTGGACGTGTACCGCGAAGTCATCGAGCACCCGGACAGCTTGCCGCCAATCATCAAGCAGCATCTCGATTTGACGAGCGGCAACGATCGAGGGCGTATCTATCGGATTGTGCCGGAAGGCTTCAAGGAGCCGAAGGTTGTTCGGCCGAGTGACTTGGACACGCGGCAACTGACGGCGCTGTTAGAACACCCGAACGGCTGGCATCGCGACACGGCGGCGCGGCTGCTCTTCGCGCGTCAAGATTCGGCCGCGGTCCCGGAGTTGGAGCGACTCGCCGCGGAATCGTCGCTGCCGCTCGCTAGAATGCACGCGCTTTATGTATTGGCCGGATTGAATTCTTTGAGCGACGCACAATGGGCGAAATCGATTGCCGACCACGATCCACGCGTCGCGACGCACGCGGTGCGTTTGTGCGAGGGACGCCAGCTCTCGGAATCGCTCGTCATGGCGATTCGGACGGCACTGAAGCGTGGGGACTTGGACCTCGACTACGAAATCGCCTTCACGCTGGCGGAACTGCCGCTGGACACGCGCGTCGAACTGGCGAGCGAGCTGGCGATGCGCTACCCCGACGATCGCTGGCAGCAGCTCGCGCTCCAGAGTTCGCTATTGCAGGGCGCCGGGCAAGTGGCGGCGCGGTTGATTCAAAGCGCCTCAGCGCCGAACGCCACGTTTCCGACGGCGTTCGTGGAATCGCTCGCCGCGCAAGTCGCCAAGGCCGACGAGCCGGAGGAATTCGCGGCACTTGTAATGGCGTTTCGCAATGCGCCATCCGAGACACAATCAACGCTAGCGCCGGCGTTGGATCGATTCTGCGCCGCGACCGTGGCGCGCACCGGCCAGGCGAATCGCATCGAGGCCATTCCTGATGCGAGTTTGCGCGAGCTCATGTCGCAGAATCTCCAACAGGCGCTAACGACGGCCACCAATGCTCAAGCATCGCTTCCGCAACGCGCGACGGCGATGCGCATGCTGCGTTGGCTGCCGTGGGAAGCGCTGCACGAGTTGGTTGCCGAATCGCTTTCCGCTCGCTCGCCGCTAGAACTACAACTCGCGGGTTTGCATCTCGTCGCGGCGGTCGCTGATCCGGCCGCGGCAAACTTGCTGCTTGAGAACTGGCCTGGCTTCAGCCCCTCCGCCCGTTCCGCCGCGTTGGAAGCGATTTGTTCGCGGCCGACCTACATCGCCGTGTTACTGCAAGCAATCGAACAAGGCGATTTCTCCGTGCGCGAACTAGATGCGGCCCGTGTGAAAATGCTCACCGGTCATGCGGACGCTGAAATCAAAAGGAAAGCTCGGCGCATACTGGCCGACACCGCGCCGTCACCCCGCGCCGAGGTATTGAACACATACCAGTCGGCGTTGAGCCTGCAGGGCGACGTCGCGCGCGGCCGCACCGCGTTTCAGCGCGTTTGCGCGGCGTGCCATCGTTTGGAAAACGTGGGCCATGAACTGGGCCCGAGCCTTGCAGCGATGCGCTCGCGCGGTCCCGAGGCGATTCTCACGAATGTCCTTGATCCGAATCGTGAAGTGAATCCGCTGTTCGTGAGCTACGTCGTGAATACGACGGATGGCCGCGCGGTGACCGGCATCATGGCCGCCGAAACCGCCACGAGCATCACTCTGCGCCGCGGCGAAGGGGCCGAAGATACGATTCTCCGCGCGGAGATTGACGACATCGCCGGCACCGGCATGTCATTGATGCCCGAAGGTCTAGAGCAGCAACTCGAACCGCTAGCCCTGGCCGACGTGATTGCTTATGTGATGAGTGCGAAGTAA
- a CDS encoding deoxyguanosinetriphosphate triphosphohydrolase → MTSTYFSSPAPESIVTRERATLASYAMHSETSRGRRYPESPHPYRGPFQRDRDRILHSSAFRRLAYKTQVFTGDLGDYHRNRLTHTLEVATVARTLARALRLNEDLVESLALAHDLGHPPYGHAGEDALNECLAEHGGFSHNRQGLRVLELLEQRYPEFPGLNVSAEILDGHAARIDKHFDAGNLIEVQVVEAADSIAYDTHDADDAMELGLLTLDELLKIPLWRQAREQLRESYRNLRGKTLRRALLHTLIDWQVGDLVAQAEQGIAAHGIRSAEDAKTAPTIVRASSPLLERKRELEQFLFDRVYRHPDVLRLREEAQTSLHAMFAGYVQRPELMPERFRERMPSDGVERTVCDYLAGMTDRYAEREYRRLFAGKASE, encoded by the coding sequence GTGACCTCAACCTATTTCAGTTCGCCCGCGCCGGAGTCGATCGTGACGCGCGAGAGGGCCACGCTTGCCTCGTATGCGATGCACAGCGAGACGAGTCGCGGCCGGCGGTATCCCGAATCGCCGCATCCCTATCGCGGGCCGTTCCAACGGGATCGCGACCGCATTCTCCATAGCAGCGCCTTCCGGCGATTGGCCTACAAGACGCAGGTCTTCACCGGCGATTTGGGCGATTATCACCGCAATCGGCTAACGCACACTTTGGAAGTCGCCACTGTCGCCAGGACCTTGGCCCGGGCGCTACGACTCAACGAAGACCTCGTCGAGTCATTGGCCCTGGCGCACGATCTGGGCCATCCGCCTTACGGCCACGCGGGCGAAGACGCGTTGAACGAATGCCTCGCCGAACATGGCGGTTTCTCGCACAACCGCCAGGGACTGCGCGTCTTGGAGTTGCTGGAGCAACGCTACCCGGAATTCCCCGGATTGAACGTCTCCGCGGAGATTCTCGACGGCCACGCGGCGCGAATCGACAAGCATTTCGACGCGGGCAATCTCATCGAAGTACAAGTCGTCGAAGCCGCCGACAGCATCGCCTACGACACGCACGACGCCGACGACGCGATGGAGCTTGGATTATTGACGCTGGACGAGTTGCTGAAGATCCCGCTCTGGCGACAGGCGCGAGAACAATTGCGCGAGAGTTACCGCAATCTACGCGGCAAGACGCTGCGGCGCGCGCTGTTGCACACGCTGATCGATTGGCAAGTCGGCGACCTCGTCGCACAGGCCGAGCAAGGCATCGCCGCGCACGGCATCCGCAGCGCCGAGGATGCCAAGACGGCGCCGACGATCGTACGCGCGAGCAGCCCGCTGCTGGAGCGCAAACGGGAACTGGAGCAATTCCTCTTTGACCGCGTCTACCGCCATCCGGACGTGCTACGACTGCGCGAGGAAGCGCAAACGTCGTTGCACGCGATGTTCGCCGGCTATGTGCAGCGCCCTGAGCTGATGCCGGAGAGATTTCGGGAGCGCATGCCGAGCGACGGCGTGGAACGCACCGTTTGCGATTATCTCGCCGGCATGACCGACCGGTATGCCGAACGCGAGTACCGGCGGCTCTTCGCGGGCAAGGCAAGCGAGTGA